The genomic region CCCACGTTTCTTATCTCTTAAGGCATCAGGACCAGCCGCTCTATAATCATTTACCCACCTAGCGATAAGAGCATTATTATTAATCCCTATCGAAAGAGCCAGTTCCTGATAAGATACCTCACTTGTTAAATAAGACTCTACCACACCAAGCTTAAATTCAAAAGAATAAGCTTCGTTCTTTCTTGAACGTTTTAATCCATCATCACCAAGTTCTTCGTAGTAATGTACCCAATTGAGAACTTGTCTTCTGTTTTTTACTCCATATTTTTCTGCTAAAAAAGTATAACCTCCTTCGCCACGTAAATATGCATCTACAACTTTCTTTTTAAACTCATAACTGTATGCAGCCATAAAAATACCGACCTCCAATTGTTAGATTTTTGGTCTAACTTTTGGGGGTCGGTACATTATGAGATGTTTATTTAAACTTACTCTGTAAAAGGCTCAGATATTTCGATATGACCCATTAAGGTTTCGGCTTCTTGTCCATCAATTAAAAATTGTACTTTATCTACCGTATCTAATGCAAGAAGGGTTTTAACTACTTGGTCAATCATCAAGATTTCTTGTAAAGAACCTCCTGCAAGTCCTTCACCTTTAAAATTAACCATAGCTGTTTTATCTTTTACGGTTACATTATTTAATTTTACAGAATCGGGAAAAGCTGTATCAAGGTCCTTTACCCCAGGCTCTGAATTTTCATCATAGTCTATATCATCATCATCCATAATAGCTCTCACTACTGCTTCCTCTAAAGGTATGTCAGTATATTCGATTACTCTTTTTAGAGGAATAACCTTTTTTAAACTTTCATCTCCTGTTTCCATGTATGTTTCATTAGCAAAATATAGGGTTACCTCTTCTTTTTTTTCATTTTTGTCTAAATCAATATCATCGTTGTCGTTTTGATCCTCAATTTCTACATCCCCTGGATCCTTATCAGCATTAGTACACGCTGTTAGGGTGAAGATAAGCATTAAGCTTAAAAGTATTACTAAGTATTTCCTCACAGTTACCACTCCTTTCGCATTTACTTAAAGTATACTTCAAAGTATTCCACAAATCCTGTTAAGTAAAGAAAAATATTTTTAAATATGTTTTATATTATCCCCAGTTAGGCAAATATTATTTAGAGAAACTTATTTGGACTTATGCGACAAAATAAGTTAAAATTAACAAACATTTATCCTAAATAAATGCTAAAATTAAGTATAATTCTCATTTAAATAAAATGGTCTAAAAAATAATCATTAATAAAAAAGGAGTGTTTAAAATGCCGTATACTTTCTATCATGAAATCTTAGAAAACCTCCCTATTGGCTATGCGTATAGTAAAATTTTATATAATGAAGCTGGGAAAGTATATGATTTTGAATTCTTAGAGGTAAACTCCTTATTTAAAAAGTTTTCGGGATTAGATATAGATAAAATAGAAGGTAAAAGAGCAAGTGAAGTATATAAGGAACGCACAGAAGAAATTAATTGGATTGAATTTTGCTCTGATGTAGCCTTAAATACCGGAAGTAAGACAATTGAACAATACTGGAATTTATCCCACTCTGGCTATCGGATTAAACTGTATGTACCTAAAAAGGATTATTTAATTGCCTTTCTCACGGATATTACGAAGGAAATAGAACAAATCAGAATTCTAGATCGGTTTTTTTCTATTAACCTTGATTTACTATGTATAAGTGATTTAGCAGGAAACTTTATCAGGCTGAATAAAGAATGGGAATGGGTCTTAGGCTACCCTCTTGAGGAGATAGAAAATAAGAATATTCTGGATTTTATCCATCCAGAAGATATAGAGCCAACCATGAATGCGTTAGAAAAATTGGGAAATAATAAACAGGTATTTAATTTTATTAATCGTTATCGCAGGCAAGATGGAACTTATCGATATATAGAATGGCGTTCTCAGCCTGATGGTGAATTAATTTATGCAGCGGCTAGGGATATCACAGATCGCAAAAAGATGGAAGATACTTTACGTGAAAGTGAAGAAAAGCATAAAGAGTTAGTGAGAGTTTTAAATAAATCGGCAAATTATGATCAGCTAACTAATTTGCCGAATCGCAGATTATTTTTTGAAAGGCTAAAACAAGAAATCAAACAAAGTAATCGAGAAAGCATTATGTTTGCTCTAATGTTTATTGATTTAGATGGTTTTAAAGGTGTAAATGATAAGTATGGGCATGATATTGGTGATAAATTATTAATCGAGACGGCTAGTCGAATATCGGGTTGTGTACGCTCTTCTGATACTGTAGCTCGCATGGGTGGAGATGAATTTACGGTAATCCTTCGTAGTATTACTAGTAAGGAAGATATTAAAAAAGTAGCACGTAATATCCTACAAGCCCTTCATCAACCTTTTTATCTAGATGAATATAAATGTTTAATTGGAGCCTCTATTGGAATAGCCTTATATCCGAGGCATGGTGAGGATGCTGAAATTCTTTTGGCTAATGCAGATGAGGCCATGTATATAATTAAACATAAAGATAAAGGATCGTTTTGTTTTTATGATGAAGAAAACTGCAAAGAGAAGTAAGTAATCCGGTTTATGGGGGTGCCTATAAGCCGGATTTTTGTGTCTAGTATTATATTTAGATGTAAATAGCTATTTATGAATAAATAATTAAGATAAGCTATTCAATGAAATAAGTAATTTAATTAAGAAATTCTTAAGAATTATCCTTAGTTGATATTAAGATTTACCCGCTATAATTTAGTCATAGGCGATCAAGGAGGAAAATACATGAGCAAGTTTAGTGTTTTAGTAGTAGATGATGAGCCAGAAATTTCGGATGCCATTGAAATTTATTTGAAAAATGAAGGCATAAATGTAATTAAGGCTAAAGATGGTATTGAAGCAATTGAAAGGTTAAATGAGCATACTATTCATTTAATTATTTTAGATATTATGATGCCGCGCTTAGATGGAATTGCTACTACTTTTAAAATCAGAGAAAAAGAAAACATTCCTATTATTATTTTAAGTGCTAAAAGCGAAGATATGGACAAAATTCATGGGCTTCAGGTGGGGGCAGATGACTATATGACCAAGCCCTTTAATCCTTTAGAGTTAGTAGCTCGTGTGAAATCACAACTGCGTAGGTATGTATCCCTTGGAACTTATGAAGGAAAAGAAAAAATTATTAACTTAAATGGTCTTACCTTAGATCAATCGGCCAAAGAAGTAACGGTACATGGGGAAATAATTAAACTAACTCCGACAGAATACAAGATAATCGAGCTATTAATGACTAATGCAGGAAGGGTCTTTTCAATTACCCAAATTTATGAACAGGTCTGGCAAGAGCCTGGTTATAATGTGGAAAATACCGTAGCCGTGCATATTAGAAAGATTCGCGAGAAAATTGAAATTGATCCAAAAAATCCAAGACACTTAAAGGTGGTGTGGGGAATTGGTTACAAAATTGAAAAGTAAATTACCCTTAATTGCAGTTCTTTTATTATTTACCTTTGGTCTAAATGGTTTATTCTTTTTAACATCCTCCAATCATCAATATTTTAAAGATAATTATTTTGAAACAAGGGAGTTTGCAGGCACTTATGAGGAATTTATCAATCAATTAAGTGTGTATGAATTAAACTATCAGCCTCCAGAAGAAATAAAAAAGGAAATTAAAGTGACGAGCGCAGAAATTGAGGAACATCGCTTTCGTTATGGCGATTTAGGGACGCAAGTTCAGGATCTTAAGTCTCAATATGAAGATAAAATAAGAGAGGCCACGGACAATAATAATCCTGAACTAGTAAAGATTTATACGACAGAACGAGATGCCAAGATAAAGGATATTACCCAAAACTTCACAGATGATGAGCATGTTAGGGTAAAGGTTATTGGAGAAAAAGAAGAAAAGATAGATAAATATTATCAAGAATTAGATCAGAGAAGGGCAGAATTTAATAGTAGCAAGGAAGGTTTTACGTATTATTTAACAGATACAGCAACGGGCGAAGTTTATACTAATCTTCCCCAAAAGGAGATCAAAGAAGTAAATAATATTTTAAGCCAGGAAAATACTATATTTGTGAAAAACTATGTTAAAACAGGAGAAAATGTTTTAGTGGCAAAGGCAGACCATAGATTTGAATATAGTGACTTAATTAATGAATTAAAGAATCCTATGAATAAAAGATTTAGTGGAAAGATTGCTGTAATGAAAGCTAGTGCAGAAAACAATAGCCTCGTGGCTAATTATAAAAATTATCAAAAGACACAGTATTTTGCCTATTTATTATTAGCTTGTGCTTTACTAGCCTTAGTGAGTAGTATCTATCTAACTCGTAAATTAAAGATTATCGAAAATAGTAACAATGGACTAGAAAATCTTAGAACTACCTACGAGCGTTTGCCCCTTGATGTAAGGGTAGTTAGCTTTATCGTCACAGGAATTATAGCCTTAGGGTACTTAAAACAAGATTATTTCTTCTACTACTATAATTATATTTGGGAATTTATACGAGTAACCATTTTTTATCTCATTCAGGCTGGTTTTTTTGTAGGGGCAACCCTGGTCCAAGGTAAGTTATTATGGGATAAATTAAATGATTATGCCAGTTTAGAAGATGAATGGCAAGGGAGTTTAACTTTAAAAACTTATCAAGCTGTAAAGGAAGCCTTTTTAATTAGAAGTATCGGTTTTCGAGTTATCATAATTTTAACTATAGTATTTGCTCTAGGAGTAGGGGCGATAGCTGTGCTCATGGAGCCAGAGATGATTATCATCTATTTACCTTTTTTAGTAATAGTGGGTTTACCAATGTTCATTATAATTTTTAAGCGCACAGGTTACTTTAATAAAATTCTTATTAATACAGAGGAGTTAGTAAAAGGTAATTTAGAACCAGATATCGAGGTAAAAGGAAAATCAGAATTGGCTACTTTAGCAAATAATATTAATACTTTAAAATTCGGGGTTAAAGTATCTAAAAGAGAACAAGTGAAAAGTGAACGCTTAAAGACAGAATTAATTACCAATGTCAGCCATGATTTGCGCACTCCGCTAACTTCGATTATTAATTATACAGAATTATTAAAAGATGAAAATTTAGCTGAGGAAGAAAAAAAGGCGTATGTCGAAATAATTGATCGCAAGTCGCAAAGATTAAAAGTTTTAATTGATGATTTATTTGAAGCCTCTAAAATGGCCAGTGGAAATATTGACTTAAACAAGGAAAAGGTGGATTTAGTGCAATTACTTCAGCAATCTTTAGCTGAGCATAATGAAGCAATTGGTAAATCAAGCTTAAACTTTAAAGTTAAAATGCCGGAAGTTCCATTGTATGCCCAGGTAGATGGACAAAAGTTATGGCGTGTTTTTGATAATCTAATTACTAACATTTTAAAATATGCCCTGGAAAATACGAGAGTCTATATTACCTTAGAAAATATCCATAACAAAGTGATTATTTCCTTTAAAAACATTACAAAATACGAGTTAAGTGAAAATATAGATGAATTATTCGAAAGATTTAAAAGAGGGGATAGCTCTAGAAATACTGAAGGATCAGGCTTAGGTTTAGCCATTAGTAAATCTATCTTAGAACTTCATGAGGGCAATCTAGATATTGAAGTAGATGGAGATTTATTTAAAATTACCCTTACCCTGGATCCTACTTTAAACTAAATTACTAGTATAGTCATTTCCTGATACTCAATATTTATGCACTAATTTGCACTTTAAAATACTAAATCACTTACACACGTATAAAAAGGTTTCTTGTTCGTTATGTGAATAAGGAACCTTTTTTGGGGTAAATTAAAATACAAATCAGATAATTTCAAGAAAAAGTTTAAAGTATAGAATAAAAAAATATTATCTTAGTCATAAAGCCTTTCTTTTGAATTTCTTTAATAGTAAGATTAAAGAAGAATGTTTTTTTAAAAAGCCAGTATGGTTTAAATAATGATATTTTAAAGGATGGGGGGCTTTTATGAATTTATTATTTATAGCAGGAGTTATTCTGCTTCTTTGCGCACTTTCAAGTAAAGTGTTGTATCGCTATGGAATTCCAACTCTGATTGCCTTTTTAGCAATTGGAATGATTATGGGATCAGAGGGTATAGGGGGCATTCAATTTGATAACATTGAACTTACCCAATTTGTCTGTAACATTGGTTTAATTTACATCATGTTTTCTGGAGGGTTCGGAACCAGCTGGAAGACAGCAAAGCCAGTAGCTCGTGCAGCAGGAGTCCTTGCTACACTAGGGGTTGTACTTACTGCTTTTTTAATAGGAATTTTTGCGCATTTTGCTCTTAAGCTTTCTTTTTTAGAAGGAATGCTCCTCGGTTCCATTATCTCTTCGACAGATGCTGCGTCGGTTTTTTCAATTTTGCGTTCCAAAAGTCTAAACCTTAAAAATGGTTTAGCACCTTTATTAGAAATGGAAAGTGGCTCAAATGACCCGATGGCTTATATGCTAACTACTATTTTTATCGGTTTAATTGTGGGGCAAGGAAATAATATTTTCCTAATGCTAATTACCCAAATTGTTGTGGGTGCCTTGGTTGGAGTTATTGTGGCCAAATCAGCAGTATGGTTAATAAATAATATAAATTTAGATATTGATAGCCTGTATTCGATTATTGTGATTGCTGTGGCAATTCTATCTTTCTCGGGTGCTAGTCTTCTTTCCGGTAATGGATTTTTAGCGGTATATATTACAGGATTAATCATGGGGAATAAAAAATTAGTACATAAGGTAAGCTTAGTGCGTTACTTTGATGGTATTTCATGGTTAATGCAAATTTTACTGTTTTTCACCTTAGGTCTTTTAGTTTCGCCTTCTGCCGTGATAAATGTAATGGTACCAGGCATTGCAACTGCTATCTTCATCATTTTCATTGCTCGTCCGATAGCAATGTTAGGAATTTTATATTTTTGTAAAACACCCATTAAAGATCAATTACTCGTTTCTTGGGTCGGTTTTAGAGGAGCAGCATCGATAGTTTTTGCCACCTATCCTTTAAACGCTGGAATTGGGGTAGCGGATTATATTTTTAATATTGTATTTTTTGTGGCCTTAGTATCCGTCCTAGTACAAGGAACTTTATTAGTGCCCATCGCTAAAAAGCTCGATTTACTAAGTGAAGATGAAACAGTTCTCAAAACTTTTACGGATTATTCGGGAGAAATTCATGCGGAATTACTTGAAATTAATATTCCTGAAAAAAGCTCAATGGTTAATAAGAAAATTATGGATTTAGATATACCCATAGAGATTTTAATTGTCATGATTAAAAGAGAAGGTAAAATTATTACCCCTAAAGGTAATACCGTAATTAAATCAGGTGATACTGTAATGTTAGCTGGAAAGAATAAAGAACAATTATTTGCAATAGATACAAAATTTAATCAGATTCATAGTTTTGCCTAGATTAAAATATAAAAAAAGAGGCATTATATAAAAGGTTATTGATTTTTTTTAGATAATTATAACATTAAGAACAAGAGTAAATTACTTCAATGTAATGAGAATAAAGGAGGAGTAAAGATGATTTCCAGTAAATTATTAGATGCTTTAAACGAACAAGTAAAATTTGAGTTAGATTCGGGTCATTTATATGTAGCTATGGCAGCTTATCTAGCTGATGAAGGATTAGATGGTTTTTCTCACTTTTTCATCGTGCAAGAGCAGGAAGAAAGATTTCATGCTATGAAGTTTTTCCGTTTTATCAATGAAATGGATGGTAAAGTGGTTATCAAAGGCTTAGAAAATCCAGATAATGAATATGAATCTGTCTTAGATGTGTTTGAAAAGGCCTTAAACCATGAAAAAGAAGTTACAAAGAGAATTTATAATTTAATGGATTTAGCCATTGAAGAAAAAGAACATACCACCATTAACTTCTTAAAGTGGTTTATTGATGAGCAATTAGAAGAAGAAAATACCATGAAAGATATAATTAAAAAATTAAAATTCAATCAAGGCGATACCAGAGCTATCTTTATGCTTGATACAGAAATGGCTCAAAGAGTATTCACTCCTCCGGTAAACGAAGGATAAAAGATAAAAAACCGCTAGTGTTAGCGGTTTTTTACTTATAACTTAAATTTCTCTAATGGTTTTGGTTATTTTGC from Desulfonispora thiosulfatigenes DSM 11270 harbors:
- a CDS encoding ferritin; translated protein: MISSKLLDALNEQVKFELDSGHLYVAMAAYLADEGLDGFSHFFIVQEQEERFHAMKFFRFINEMDGKVVIKGLENPDNEYESVLDVFEKALNHEKEVTKRIYNLMDLAIEEKEHTTINFLKWFIDEQLEEENTMKDIIKKLKFNQGDTRAIFMLDTEMAQRVFTPPVNEG
- a CDS encoding HAMP domain-containing sensor histidine kinase, encoding MVTKLKSKLPLIAVLLLFTFGLNGLFFLTSSNHQYFKDNYFETREFAGTYEEFINQLSVYELNYQPPEEIKKEIKVTSAEIEEHRFRYGDLGTQVQDLKSQYEDKIREATDNNNPELVKIYTTERDAKIKDITQNFTDDEHVRVKVIGEKEEKIDKYYQELDQRRAEFNSSKEGFTYYLTDTATGEVYTNLPQKEIKEVNNILSQENTIFVKNYVKTGENVLVAKADHRFEYSDLINELKNPMNKRFSGKIAVMKASAENNSLVANYKNYQKTQYFAYLLLACALLALVSSIYLTRKLKIIENSNNGLENLRTTYERLPLDVRVVSFIVTGIIALGYLKQDYFFYYYNYIWEFIRVTIFYLIQAGFFVGATLVQGKLLWDKLNDYASLEDEWQGSLTLKTYQAVKEAFLIRSIGFRVIIILTIVFALGVGAIAVLMEPEMIIIYLPFLVIVGLPMFIIIFKRTGYFNKILINTEELVKGNLEPDIEVKGKSELATLANNINTLKFGVKVSKREQVKSERLKTELITNVSHDLRTPLTSIINYTELLKDENLAEEEKKAYVEIIDRKSQRLKVLIDDLFEASKMASGNIDLNKEKVDLVQLLQQSLAEHNEAIGKSSLNFKVKMPEVPLYAQVDGQKLWRVFDNLITNILKYALENTRVYITLENIHNKVIISFKNITKYELSENIDELFERFKRGDSSRNTEGSGLGLAISKSILELHEGNLDIEVDGDLFKITLTLDPTLN
- a CDS encoding helix-turn-helix domain-containing protein yields the protein MAAYSYEFKKKVVDAYLRGEGGYTFLAEKYGVKNRRQVLNWVHYYEELGDDGLKRSRKNEAYSFEFKLGVVESYLTSEVSYQELALSIGINNNALIARWVNDYRAAGPDALRDKKRGRRAKMNSSGKAVNIQRQDDSAPVDTSTEHVKQLEAELLKLKSR
- a CDS encoding potassium/proton antiporter encodes the protein MNLLFIAGVILLLCALSSKVLYRYGIPTLIAFLAIGMIMGSEGIGGIQFDNIELTQFVCNIGLIYIMFSGGFGTSWKTAKPVARAAGVLATLGVVLTAFLIGIFAHFALKLSFLEGMLLGSIISSTDAASVFSILRSKSLNLKNGLAPLLEMESGSNDPMAYMLTTIFIGLIVGQGNNIFLMLITQIVVGALVGVIVAKSAVWLINNINLDIDSLYSIIVIAVAILSFSGASLLSGNGFLAVYITGLIMGNKKLVHKVSLVRYFDGISWLMQILLFFTLGLLVSPSAVINVMVPGIATAIFIIFIARPIAMLGILYFCKTPIKDQLLVSWVGFRGAASIVFATYPLNAGIGVADYIFNIVFFVALVSVLVQGTLLVPIAKKLDLLSEDETVLKTFTDYSGEIHAELLEINIPEKSSMVNKKIMDLDIPIEILIVMIKREGKIITPKGNTVIKSGDTVMLAGKNKEQLFAIDTKFNQIHSFA
- a CDS encoding response regulator transcription factor gives rise to the protein MSKFSVLVVDDEPEISDAIEIYLKNEGINVIKAKDGIEAIERLNEHTIHLIILDIMMPRLDGIATTFKIREKENIPIIILSAKSEDMDKIHGLQVGADDYMTKPFNPLELVARVKSQLRRYVSLGTYEGKEKIINLNGLTLDQSAKEVTVHGEIIKLTPTEYKIIELLMTNAGRVFSITQIYEQVWQEPGYNVENTVAVHIRKIREKIEIDPKNPRHLKVVWGIGYKIEK
- a CDS encoding GerMN domain-containing protein → MRKYLVILLSLMLIFTLTACTNADKDPGDVEIEDQNDNDDIDLDKNEKKEEVTLYFANETYMETGDESLKKVIPLKRVIEYTDIPLEEAVVRAIMDDDDIDYDENSEPGVKDLDTAFPDSVKLNNVTVKDKTAMVNFKGEGLAGGSLQEILMIDQVVKTLLALDTVDKVQFLIDGQEAETLMGHIEISEPFTE
- a CDS encoding sensor domain-containing diguanylate cyclase, which produces MPYTFYHEILENLPIGYAYSKILYNEAGKVYDFEFLEVNSLFKKFSGLDIDKIEGKRASEVYKERTEEINWIEFCSDVALNTGSKTIEQYWNLSHSGYRIKLYVPKKDYLIAFLTDITKEIEQIRILDRFFSINLDLLCISDLAGNFIRLNKEWEWVLGYPLEEIENKNILDFIHPEDIEPTMNALEKLGNNKQVFNFINRYRRQDGTYRYIEWRSQPDGELIYAAARDITDRKKMEDTLRESEEKHKELVRVLNKSANYDQLTNLPNRRLFFERLKQEIKQSNRESIMFALMFIDLDGFKGVNDKYGHDIGDKLLIETASRISGCVRSSDTVARMGGDEFTVILRSITSKEDIKKVARNILQALHQPFYLDEYKCLIGASIGIALYPRHGEDAEILLANADEAMYIIKHKDKGSFCFYDEENCKEK